A window of the Longimicrobiaceae bacterium genome harbors these coding sequences:
- a CDS encoding response regulator transcription factor — protein sequence MTGSDLLERARTAFAGRQWAEAFSALSNVDRERGLDAEDVERLATAAYLVGKEVESEAAWARAHQERLQAGEPAGAASCALRLAFLLMERGESAPASGWIARASRILDEVEGCVEQGYLLLPSAVRHVYEGDYARAFDTFVAAAELGERFADPELVAFARHGQGRALLRMGRREEGVALLDEAMAAVEAGEVGPIFAGDIYCSVIEACHESFDVRRAAEWTSALTRWCEAQPDLVPYRGQCLIRRAEILRLRGQWEDAASEASRAREWLLNPPPKRAVGAAYYQLGELHRVRGEQRAAEVAYREASRWGRRPEPGMALLRLEQGEVKAAASTIRVALDQAREPRDRCALLPAAVEIAVANSDLETARLASEELAEMAKEFDTPLLHAHASRSTGAVLMAGGDAMASLPLLHRSVALWEELGAPYESARARALCGLASRALEDHTTAELELEAARATFQRLGATPDLAWLARLTRSEDPMRGRRLTARELEVLRLVAAGHTNRAIAAQLHLSERTVERHVSNIFAKLGLASRSAATAYAYEHQLV from the coding sequence GTGACCGGATCGGACCTGCTCGAGCGTGCGCGCACCGCGTTCGCCGGCCGTCAGTGGGCGGAGGCCTTCAGTGCCCTCTCCAACGTCGATCGGGAGCGAGGGCTCGATGCGGAGGATGTGGAGCGGCTCGCCACGGCTGCCTACCTCGTCGGCAAGGAGGTCGAGAGCGAGGCGGCCTGGGCGAGGGCACACCAGGAGCGGCTACAGGCCGGAGAGCCTGCAGGCGCCGCCTCCTGCGCCCTCCGGCTGGCCTTCCTCCTCATGGAGCGCGGCGAATCCGCCCCGGCGAGCGGGTGGATCGCTCGCGCCAGCCGCATCCTCGATGAAGTCGAGGGCTGCGTGGAGCAGGGCTATCTCTTGCTACCGTCGGCGGTGCGCCACGTGTATGAGGGCGATTATGCGCGCGCCTTCGACACGTTCGTCGCGGCGGCAGAGTTGGGTGAGCGGTTCGCGGATCCGGAGCTGGTCGCCTTTGCCCGGCACGGGCAGGGGCGCGCGCTTTTGCGGATGGGCCGGCGCGAGGAGGGGGTGGCCCTGCTCGACGAGGCCATGGCTGCGGTGGAGGCCGGGGAAGTAGGCCCGATCTTCGCCGGTGACATCTACTGCAGTGTCATCGAGGCGTGCCACGAGAGCTTCGACGTGCGGCGCGCGGCGGAGTGGACGAGCGCCCTGACCCGCTGGTGTGAGGCCCAACCCGATCTGGTTCCCTACCGTGGTCAGTGCCTGATCCGTCGCGCGGAGATCCTACGGCTGCGGGGGCAATGGGAAGACGCCGCGTCCGAGGCGAGCCGTGCGCGCGAGTGGCTGCTCAATCCACCCCCGAAGCGCGCCGTCGGGGCCGCGTACTACCAGCTCGGTGAGCTCCACCGCGTGCGCGGTGAGCAGCGTGCTGCGGAGGTCGCCTACAGGGAGGCGAGCCGGTGGGGCCGACGCCCCGAACCGGGAATGGCACTGCTTCGTCTGGAGCAGGGCGAGGTGAAGGCGGCAGCCTCGACCATTCGGGTCGCCCTCGACCAGGCGCGTGAGCCTCGCGACCGGTGCGCTTTACTGCCCGCGGCCGTCGAGATCGCGGTTGCTAACTCCGATCTCGAGACCGCGAGGCTCGCCTCCGAGGAGCTTGCGGAGATGGCGAAGGAGTTCGATACGCCTCTGCTGCACGCCCACGCCAGTCGGTCGACCGGGGCCGTACTGATGGCCGGGGGCGATGCCATGGCCTCCCTCCCCCTCCTGCACCGATCGGTGGCCCTTTGGGAGGAGCTCGGGGCGCCTTACGAGAGCGCGCGGGCTCGGGCGCTATGCGGGCTTGCGAGCCGCGCGTTGGAGGACCACACCACCGCCGAGCTGGAGCTGGAGGCGGCGCGAGCCACCTTCCAGCGACTGGGCGCCACTCCCGATCTCGCCTGGTTAGCCCGGCTGACGCGCAGCGAAGACCCGATGCGCGGCCGTAGGCTGACCGCCCGCGAGCTGGAGGTGCTTCGCCTGGTGGCGGCCGGCCACACCAACCGGGCCATCGCCGCCCAGCTCCATCTCAGCGAGCGCACCGTGGAGCGCCACGTAAGCAACATCTTCGCTAAGCTGGGACTTGCCAGCCGCTCGGCGGCGACGGCGTATGCCTATGAGCACCAGCTCGTTTGA
- a CDS encoding sigma 54-interacting transcriptional regulator, producing MLLLLDAWREASASRPLGETAERIAQRVASELPLRALVIRRLEPERQRLDTVAIGLVGSARPLRVPRTELSAGQLEALVAWGRRGSPPEPGKEELEALVVAVGSAGERLVEPLLSEDRVIGFAVALASVGPFRNAHAELWRQLREPLAAALRADLQRSELIRYREALEADKQALLTRLGRQEITEAIIGAQGGLRDVVDRVEQVAATDVPVLLLGETGTGKEVIAREIHRRSARAAGPVVRVNCGAIPPGLIDSELFGHERGSFTGAIADRAGWFERADGGTLFLDEVGELPPDAQVRLLRVLQDGTFERVGGRRTHTVDVRIVAATHRDLHAMVREGTFREDLWYRISVFPIPLPPLRDRPGDIPALAEHFAQRAGKRLGGSGLVPTPQDLELLLQYNWPGNVRELAAVIERAAILGGGHRLEIAAALGVSGRTSTPAGDRSEPIAEAATRRFATLDEAVRRHIETVLAETRGRIEGPSGAAAILGVNPHTLRSRMRKLGIDWNRFRGR from the coding sequence CGCCTCCAGGCCGCTAGGGGAGACGGCGGAGCGGATCGCTCAGCGGGTGGCGTCGGAGCTACCGTTGCGCGCTTTGGTGATCCGCCGCCTGGAGCCTGAGAGGCAGCGACTGGACACGGTCGCGATCGGCCTGGTGGGGTCGGCGCGTCCGCTGCGCGTTCCGCGCACGGAGCTCTCGGCCGGTCAATTGGAGGCGCTGGTGGCGTGGGGTCGGAGAGGGAGCCCCCCGGAGCCCGGGAAGGAGGAGCTGGAGGCCCTGGTGGTGGCGGTGGGATCCGCGGGGGAGAGGCTGGTGGAGCCGCTGCTCAGTGAGGATCGGGTGATCGGCTTTGCCGTCGCGCTGGCGTCGGTTGGGCCCTTTCGCAATGCACACGCGGAGCTGTGGAGGCAGCTGCGTGAGCCGCTCGCCGCGGCGCTGCGCGCGGACCTGCAGCGCAGTGAGCTGATCCGCTATCGGGAGGCGCTGGAAGCAGACAAGCAGGCGCTGCTCACTCGCCTGGGCCGGCAGGAGATCACCGAGGCGATCATCGGGGCGCAGGGTGGTCTGCGCGATGTGGTGGACCGTGTGGAGCAGGTGGCGGCCACCGACGTACCGGTCCTGCTCCTGGGAGAGACGGGCACCGGCAAGGAGGTGATTGCCCGCGAGATTCACCGTCGCTCGGCGCGTGCCGCCGGGCCGGTGGTCCGGGTGAACTGCGGCGCCATCCCTCCCGGACTCATTGATTCCGAACTGTTCGGACACGAGCGGGGGAGCTTCACAGGCGCCATCGCCGACCGGGCCGGCTGGTTCGAGCGCGCCGACGGCGGGACCCTGTTCCTCGACGAGGTCGGGGAGCTACCCCCGGATGCGCAGGTGCGGCTGCTGCGCGTCTTGCAGGACGGCACCTTCGAGCGGGTGGGGGGACGCCGGACGCACACGGTGGACGTGCGCATCGTGGCGGCCACTCACCGGGACCTCCACGCCATGGTGCGCGAGGGCACCTTTCGCGAGGATCTCTGGTACCGCATCAGCGTCTTCCCCATTCCGCTTCCTCCGCTCCGCGATCGCCCCGGCGACATTCCTGCACTGGCCGAGCACTTCGCTCAACGAGCGGGCAAGCGTCTGGGTGGGTCCGGTCTGGTCCCGACGCCCCAGGACCTGGAGCTGCTGCTGCAATACAACTGGCCGGGAAACGTGCGTGAGCTGGCCGCGGTGATCGAGCGTGCCGCCATCCTGGGGGGAGGTCATCGGCTGGAGATCGCAGCGGCGCTGGGTGTATCCGGCCGGACATCCACTCCTGCCGGGGATCGCAGCGAGCCGATCGCGGAGGCCGCGACCCGGCGATTCGCCACGCTCGACGAGGCGGTTCGCCGGCACATTGAGACGGTATTGGCGGAGACCCGCGGCCGAATCGAGGGTCCGTCGGGCGCGGCGGCGATCCTCGGGGTCAACCCGCACACGCTGCGATCGCGTATGCGGAAGCTGGGGATCGACTGGAACCGCTTCCGCGGTCGCTGA